A genome region from Piliocolobus tephrosceles isolate RC106 chromosome 8, ASM277652v3, whole genome shotgun sequence includes the following:
- the LOC116418878 gene encoding uncharacterized protein LOC116418878, producing the protein MPVPKWGIWSQEGGGGRGGARRALCAIGLRAAAGRRAGPGTDASSGSAGGGRRRVLNRKCAACSATVPLPAAPRRPSRRAPSPAAAAAQDSLRAGFGPIPPPGVSACARPLETRPRPRPAADPAARKPTASGGCARSSTCFAKHRSPRSCPAPRAHSNPPRERCAALGASRVSPSPPPPPHPPPPTPPGFFQVHQGLHSGSAVSACPPAAGNVGLLRLRKELGEGEGEGSEIRTRVPRAAQNEASLEDPQSPDRA; encoded by the exons ATGCCTGTGCCCAAGTGGGGAATCTGGAGCCA GGAGGGCGGCGGGGGAAGAGGAGGTGCAAGGCGAGCCCTCTGCGCAATTGGGCTACGGGCGGCCGCTGGCAGAA GGGCCGGGCCTGGCACCGACGCAAGCTCGGGGAGCGCGGGCGGTGGGAGGCGGCGCGTGTTGAACAGGAAGTGCGCGGCGTGCAGCGCCACCGTCCCTCTCCCCGCCGCCCCACGCCGCCCTAGTCGCCGCGCCCCGTCCCCTGCGGCCGCCGCCGCTCAAGACTCGCTCCGAGCTGGTTTCGGACCCATCCCGCCTCCCGGCGTCTCAGCCTGTGCTCGACCCCTTGAAAcacgcccccgcccccgccccgccgcaGACCCGGCAGCCAGGAAGCCCACGGCCTCGGGGGGCTGCGCGCGGAGCAGCACGTGCTTCGCTAAACACCGCAGCCCCAGGTCCTGCCCCGCCCCGCGCGCGCACTCGAACCCGCCCAGAGAGCGGTGCGCGGCGCTGGGTGCGAGCAGggtctccccatccccacccccacccccccacccccccccacccaccccacccggCTTTTTTCAGGTTCATCAAGGTTTGCATAGTGGATCCGCGGTAAGTGCGTGTCCCCCCGCCGCGGGAAACGTGGGGCTTCTGAGACTGCGGAAAGAattgggagaaggagaaggagagggctCGGAGATCCGGACGAGGGTTCCCCGTGCTGCCCAG AATGAAGCCAGCCTGGAAGATCCCCAGTCTCCAGACAGAGCCTGA